A region from the Planctomycetaceae bacterium genome encodes:
- the lptE gene encoding LPS assembly lipoprotein LptE, translating into MTNIKNKILNIKICPEGIFASLRERPAAGIYYKKFIPIYRDSIIFIFSFLFLIFFTGCSGYTNQSLYSDEVRTVYVEMFDNTTFYRDLEYTLTDAIAKRVETDTPYKIVSNRNTADTILSGKIVSMGSSALTLDRNTGRSLENLAEVTARFSWKNLKTGQYIVQDSSATSSWGYSSFQGQSFDNASKVAANKLAERIVEQMQVGW; encoded by the coding sequence GTGACCAATATAAAAAATAAAATATTAAATATAAAAATTTGTCCCGAAGGGATCTTCGCTTCGCTACGAGAACGGCCTGCGGCCGGAATTTATTATAAAAAATTTATCCCGATTTATCGGGATTCCATAATTTTTATTTTTTCATTTTTATTTTTAATTTTTTTTACCGGATGCAGCGGTTACACCAACCAATCTCTATATTCAGACGAAGTAAGAACCGTTTATGTTGAAATGTTCGACAACACAACTTTTTATAGAGACCTTGAATACACGCTCACCGACGCAATCGCTAAAAGGGTTGAAACCGACACGCCATACAAAATCGTGTCCAACAGAAATACCGCTGATACCATATTGAGCGGAAAAATAGTCAGTATGGGCAGCTCGGCTCTGACTCTCGACCGCAATACGGGCAGATCGCTTGAAAATCTGGCCGAGGTTACAGCACGGTTCAGTTGGAAAAATCTCAAGACCGGCCAATACATCGTTCAGGATTCTTCCGCTACCTCCTCATGGGGCTACTCCAGTTTCCAGGGGCAAAGTTTTGACAACGCTTCAAAAGTCGCGGCAAATAAACTTGCAGAAAGAATCGTAGAGCAAATGCAGGTCGGCTGGTAG
- a CDS encoding pyridoxamine 5'-phosphate oxidase family protein yields MNFEELKQFTKQTHWGYLATTDGKTVGVRPMGGLMWKDNQLLCATFTPSDKIKQLEKVPYAEYCFCDSTGKHVRVAGKCSISTDNAEKLWLYKQVPELAKYFPDPAMPEYVIIKMIPDNIRAVSGTDMAYEQIKI; encoded by the coding sequence ATGAATTTTGAAGAACTGAAACAATTCACAAAACAAACCCACTGGGGATACCTGGCAACAACAGATGGCAAAACTGTCGGCGTCCGACCGATGGGCGGCCTGATGTGGAAAGACAATCAATTATTATGCGCGACATTTACGCCATCGGATAAAATTAAGCAGCTTGAGAAAGTGCCGTATGCTGAATATTGTTTTTGCGATTCGACTGGCAAACACGTCCGCGTCGCAGGCAAATGTTCGATTAGTACAGACAACGCCGAAAAACTTTGGCTGTATAAACAGGTTCCTGAACTGGCAAAGTATTTCCCCGACCCCGCAATGCCGGAATATGTGATTATCAAAATGATTCCCGACAACATCCGCGCCGTATCCGGCACTGATATGGCGTATGAACAAATTAAAATTTGA
- a CDS encoding response regulator, translated as METEKVNSIFIDGRTVLFVDDEEKVLLSLKRALIDEPYNQLFAVSGMEALEILNQQDVHVIVSDMRMPEMDGLQLLKIVKEKRPNIIRTVLSGYADIDMLRGVINRGEIYRFVTKPWSTEELKCVIMQALEYYELFGEREMLMQFFEKWVTGNEPKAADIEFLKELVSTRKTNMANWEKIHEEALAATLA; from the coding sequence ATGGAAACAGAAAAGGTAAATTCGATATTTATTGACGGCCGAACAGTGCTTTTTGTTGACGATGAGGAAAAAGTGCTGCTGTCGCTAAAGCGAGCCTTGATTGATGAGCCATATAACCAACTGTTCGCGGTTAGCGGTATGGAAGCACTGGAAATCCTCAATCAGCAGGATGTGCATGTAATTGTCAGTGATATGCGAATGCCCGAAATGGATGGTCTGCAATTGCTGAAAATCGTTAAGGAGAAACGGCCGAATATCATCAGAACTGTTTTAAGCGGCTATGCGGATATCGATATGCTGCGCGGCGTTATCAACAGAGGTGAAATATACCGTTTTGTTACCAAGCCGTGGAGTACCGAAGAACTGAAATGCGTTATAATGCAGGCGCTGGAGTATTATGAGCTGTTCGGCGAACGTGAAATGCTGATGCAGTTCTTCGAAAAGTGGGTAACGGGCAATGAACCAAAGGCCGCTGATATCGAATTTCTGAAAGAATTAGTCTCCACGCGAAAAACGAATATGGCCAACTGGGAGAAAATACACGAGGAGGCATTAGCGGCAACTTTGGCGTAG
- a CDS encoding tetratricopeptide repeat protein, whose product MAEAITNSNSNGATPNGEIEGLDKAIAFFKRAEEVASTDNFDYAIDLFMEGLQRAPDAVEDGHKPLRYNSLVRQGKGGKKPAMMEKMKYSRGKTPMENMLNAEFLLAKDPDNLQYAEQVLNAAMTGGYKRAALWMADLMYEACRATDKPSMATLLLLKDAYSMMEQYTKAVSVCGYALKLNPTDGILMGEYKNLSARLTMQKGKYEQNFRDSIQDRETQEKMQAQQGLVKSVDVRQQAVEDARKAVQAGRTVHTLFKLADALGDLQTDAADTEAVNLLEQEYRISNDFNYKKRAGEMRLRMLRRQVRQTKETLVGGKPGQVTQEVLNAKIKELLTSELEHYKQCSDNYPTDLRLKYEYGLRLMRNQRYDDAIPCFQAARKDQKHKIMAMNKIGLCFFVKGWFTDAIDTLKEAIEIYEIKDNDIAKDLRYNLARAYEQNGNAGEALELYRRIAQIDFAYKDVRARINRIRQN is encoded by the coding sequence ATGGCGGAAGCGATAACAAATAGTAATAGTAATGGTGCGACACCCAACGGCGAAATTGAGGGTTTGGATAAGGCCATCGCCTTTTTCAAACGAGCTGAAGAGGTGGCCTCGACGGACAATTTCGATTACGCAATCGATTTGTTTATGGAGGGACTCCAGCGAGCGCCGGATGCGGTAGAAGACGGCCATAAACCATTGCGTTATAATTCGCTTGTACGTCAGGGTAAGGGCGGCAAAAAGCCGGCAATGATGGAGAAAATGAAGTATTCCCGCGGCAAGACACCGATGGAAAATATGCTCAACGCAGAGTTCCTGCTGGCTAAAGATCCTGATAATTTGCAGTATGCTGAACAGGTACTCAATGCCGCGATGACCGGCGGATATAAGCGGGCGGCACTGTGGATGGCGGATTTGATGTATGAGGCGTGTAGGGCGACGGACAAGCCTTCAATGGCGACACTGCTTTTACTCAAAGACGCTTACTCGATGATGGAACAGTACACCAAGGCGGTCAGCGTTTGCGGATACGCACTGAAGCTGAATCCCACTGACGGCATTTTGATGGGCGAATATAAGAATCTTTCTGCCCGACTTACGATGCAGAAGGGCAAATACGAACAGAATTTCAGGGATTCGATACAGGACAGGGAAACGCAGGAAAAAATGCAGGCCCAGCAGGGACTGGTCAAAAGCGTTGATGTTCGGCAGCAGGCGGTCGAAGATGCCAGAAAGGCTGTTCAGGCCGGCAGAACTGTCCATACGCTGTTTAAGCTGGCCGATGCTTTGGGCGATTTGCAGACCGATGCGGCTGATACCGAAGCGGTAAATCTGCTCGAACAGGAATATAGGATTTCGAACGATTTTAATTATAAGAAACGTGCAGGCGAAATGAGGCTGCGTATGCTCCGACGGCAGGTTCGGCAGACGAAGGAAACGCTGGTCGGCGGAAAACCCGGGCAGGTAACGCAGGAAGTTCTGAACGCGAAAATTAAGGAGCTTTTGACCTCGGAACTTGAGCATTATAAGCAATGTTCCGACAATTATCCGACGGATTTGCGGCTAAAATACGAATATGGGCTGCGTTTGATGAGAAATCAGCGGTATGACGACGCGATCCCGTGTTTTCAGGCGGCACGCAAGGACCAGAAGCACAAGATTATGGCGATGAACAAAATCGGGCTGTGCTTTTTCGTTAAGGGATGGTTCACCGACGCTATTGATACGCTCAAGGAAGCTATAGAAATATACGAAATAAAAGACAATGACATCGCCAAGGATTTACGGTATAATCTGGCACGGGCCTATGAACAGAACGGCAATGCCGGCGAGGCGCTGGAATTGTACCGGCGGATAGCTCAAATTGATTTTGCCTACAAGGATGTCCGGGCGAGAATAAACAGGATAAGGCAAAATTAA
- the rpsT gene encoding 30S ribosomal protein S20, producing MAHSLSAKKRVRQNTKKRVINRARKTTVKANLKGINAAITAGDKKSASEQLTKVVKNLDKTAALKTIHKNRAARLKSRLTKKINKLK from the coding sequence ATGGCACATTCATTATCAGCCAAAAAAAGAGTAAGGCAGAACACAAAAAAACGCGTAATCAACCGCGCAAGGAAGACCACTGTAAAGGCGAATCTTAAGGGAATCAATGCTGCAATCACAGCCGGTGATAAAAAGTCGGCATCAGAACAGCTTACGAAAGTAGTCAAGAATCTCGATAAGACCGCGGCTCTCAAGACAATTCACAAAAACAGAGCAGCAAGATTGAAATCGCGTCTGACGAAAAAAATCAACAAACTGAAATAA